A DNA window from Purpureocillium takamizusanense chromosome 9, complete sequence contains the following coding sequences:
- a CDS encoding uncharacterized protein (EggNog:ENOG503P808): MASDPRAADEDSFTKQDDAEAVTSTGEGATAAQVAPLELKRSPDKNTTTPEPSHEQQGADSESPSTPGHLPPFDWEDFEARYEAALREADDSEREILKEAESLSKYFRVWAAAASVHDDERAIKRLRTRQRFVNLSEEKAAQKQQHYEEVVKAFESALALLQGK, encoded by the exons ATGGCATCCGACCCAAgggctgccgacgaggactcGTTTACGAaacaagacgacgccgaagcgGTGACGTCTACGGGCGAAGGCGCTACTGCGGCGCAGGTCGCGCCGTTGGAGCTCAAGCGTTCCCCGGACAAGAACACCACGACGCCAGAGCCGTCGCACGAACAGCAAGGGGCCGATTCAGAATCCCCCAGCACACCCggccacctccctccctttgACTGGGAAGACTTTGAGGCGAGGTACGAGGCTGCGCTACGagaggccgacgacagcgagaGGGAGATTCTCAAGGAGGCCGAATCACTTTCCAAG TACTTTCGTgtctgggctgctgctgcttcggtccacgacgacgaacggGCCATCAAGCGCCTCCGCACGCGGCAGCGCTTTGTGAACTTGTCTGAAGAAAAAGCGGCGCAGAAACAGCAGCACT ACGAAGAGGTTGTGAAAGCGTTCGAGAGTGCCCTGGCGCTTCTTCAAGGCAAGTGA